The following are encoded together in the Pseudidiomarina andamanensis genome:
- the nudE gene encoding ADP compounds hydrolase NudE — protein sequence MAHKPVPEILTRQIVATSRLLRIEAIDLRFSNGVERQFERMASSGRGAVMIVPFIDDETLMLVREYAAGLHNYQLGFPKGLIDPGETPEQAANRELKEEIGFGAKQLTPLKSVTMAPQFFSATMHIFIARDLYPESLPGDEPEPLEKVPWLLSKADALMEQEDFTEARSIAALLMTLRELGK from the coding sequence ATGGCGCACAAACCAGTTCCAGAAATTTTAACTCGCCAAATTGTAGCAACGAGTCGCCTTCTGCGCATTGAGGCAATCGACTTACGCTTCAGTAACGGTGTCGAGCGCCAGTTCGAACGTATGGCGAGTAGCGGCCGCGGCGCCGTCATGATTGTCCCCTTTATTGATGACGAAACCTTAATGTTGGTGCGCGAGTATGCCGCTGGTCTACACAACTATCAGCTTGGCTTTCCTAAAGGCTTAATTGACCCCGGCGAGACACCAGAGCAGGCTGCTAATCGTGAACTCAAAGAAGAAATAGGGTTTGGTGCCAAACAGCTGACTCCGCTGAAAAGTGTCACCATGGCGCCGCAGTTTTTTTCGGCGACCATGCATATTTTTATCGCTCGCGATTTATATCCAGAAAGCTTGCCAGGTGACGAACCGGAACCGTTAGAGAAGGTGCCATGGTTACTGAGCAAAGCGGATGCGCTAATGGAACAGGAAGATTTCACGGAAGCACGCAGTATTGCGGCTTTGTTGATGACACTTCGGGAGCTTGGCAAGTGA
- a CDS encoding ATP-binding cassette domain-containing protein has product MINIRAMSLMRGGKLLLEDANITIFPGHHVGLVGRNGTGKSSLFALLRGELSVEQGSCDLPSGWRIASVKQETPALEQAAIEYVLDGDKELRDLEKQLADAEAKHDGNAIGHLHDAIATIGGYEAPARAASLLAGLGFEPEQIYAAVKSFSGGWRMRLNLAQALIARADLLLLDEPTNHLDVDAIFWLEDWLQRFPGTLIVISHDRDFLDAIAQQIVLIEHQRATSFSGNYSSFERQQAEQLAQQQAQFEKEQAQRKHLQSYIDRFRYKASKAKQAQSRIKALERLQASAPLRAASGFQFAFKEPEQLPNPLLTLEKVQAGYGDTVILKNIQFNLVPGSRIGLLGRNGAGKSTLVKLLAGELIAQAGVVALNPGVKLGYFAQHQLETLDAQATPLQHLQRLDKFATEQQLRDFVGGFGFSGDAATSLVGPMSGGEKARLVLALIVYQKPNMLLLDEPTNHLDSSMREALVYALQDFTGAMVIVSHDRHLLRTTVDEFYLVAHQQVEPFAGDLDAYHDWLKQQAQSSQTTTNSNSGKADKKAEKRQAAERRQALKPLKDRVSKAEKALYQAEQALAECNELLADTSLYEADRKTELADILKQQAQAQAKLAEAEEEWMAAEEALQEAHD; this is encoded by the coding sequence ATGATAAACATTCGCGCGATGTCGTTAATGCGCGGCGGCAAGTTATTGCTCGAAGATGCGAACATAACTATTTTCCCTGGTCATCACGTCGGCCTCGTGGGGCGCAACGGCACCGGTAAGTCATCTCTTTTTGCATTGCTGCGCGGCGAACTGAGTGTTGAACAAGGCTCTTGCGACTTGCCAAGCGGCTGGCGTATTGCCAGCGTGAAGCAAGAAACACCTGCGCTTGAGCAGGCTGCTATAGAATACGTACTCGATGGTGATAAGGAGCTCCGCGACTTAGAAAAACAACTGGCTGATGCCGAAGCCAAACATGACGGCAACGCCATAGGCCACTTACACGATGCCATTGCCACCATTGGTGGATACGAAGCACCAGCGCGTGCAGCCTCTCTCTTAGCGGGTTTAGGTTTTGAGCCTGAGCAAATATATGCAGCGGTAAAATCATTCTCAGGTGGCTGGCGAATGCGCCTTAACTTGGCACAAGCGTTGATTGCGCGTGCCGATTTGTTGCTCCTTGATGAACCCACCAACCATTTAGACGTTGATGCTATTTTCTGGCTCGAGGACTGGCTACAACGCTTCCCCGGCACTTTAATTGTGATTTCACACGACCGTGATTTCCTCGATGCTATTGCGCAACAAATTGTGTTGATTGAACATCAACGCGCAACCAGCTTCAGTGGTAATTACAGCAGTTTTGAAAGGCAGCAAGCGGAACAACTCGCACAACAACAAGCGCAATTTGAAAAAGAACAAGCACAACGCAAGCATTTGCAGAGCTACATTGATCGGTTTCGTTACAAGGCGAGCAAGGCGAAACAAGCACAAAGCCGCATTAAAGCGTTAGAGCGTTTGCAAGCAAGTGCACCGCTACGCGCTGCGAGCGGTTTTCAATTTGCATTTAAAGAACCAGAGCAATTACCGAACCCACTGTTAACGCTTGAAAAAGTGCAGGCAGGATATGGCGACACGGTCATTTTGAAGAATATTCAATTTAACCTTGTGCCAGGCAGCCGCATTGGTCTGCTTGGTCGTAACGGCGCTGGTAAATCAACTCTCGTGAAGTTACTGGCAGGTGAGCTAATAGCACAAGCGGGCGTGGTGGCTTTGAATCCAGGCGTTAAACTTGGTTATTTCGCCCAGCATCAATTGGAAACGTTAGATGCGCAAGCAACACCTCTGCAACACCTGCAGCGACTTGATAAATTTGCCACGGAACAACAGCTGCGCGACTTCGTGGGTGGTTTTGGTTTTTCTGGTGATGCTGCCACTAGCCTTGTTGGGCCAATGTCGGGGGGTGAGAAAGCGCGCTTAGTTCTAGCGCTCATTGTTTATCAAAAACCAAACATGTTGCTTCTCGATGAACCAACGAACCATCTTGATAGCAGCATGCGTGAGGCGCTCGTTTATGCGCTGCAAGACTTTACCGGCGCCATGGTCATTGTGTCGCACGACCGCCACTTATTGCGCACCACGGTTGATGAGTTTTACTTGGTTGCTCATCAGCAAGTCGAGCCTTTCGCTGGTGATTTGGATGCTTATCATGATTGGCTTAAGCAGCAGGCTCAAAGCTCGCAAACTACGACGAACTCCAATAGCGGAAAAGCTGATAAAAAAGCCGAAAAACGCCAAGCGGCTGAGCGTCGGCAAGCATTGAAGCCGCTCAAAGACCGTGTCAGCAAGGCTGAAAAGGCGCTCTATCAGGCTGAACAGGCACTGGCGGAATGCAATGAATTATTAGCAGATACCTCTCTTTATGAGGCTGACCGGAAAACTGAACTTGCGGATATTCTTAAACAACAAGCGCAAGCCCAAGCCAAACTAGCCGAAGCGGAAGAAGAGTGGATGGCGGCTGAAGAAGCACTACAAGAGGCACACGATTAA
- a CDS encoding MAPEG family protein, with the protein MSHLVYAGVWVILATVMVQWFIASGSKAKQPGAIPGKINESLSHQSFVFRAHRTFQNSIENVPFFLAAVFLAIFAGVDSQWFAISVWAFAFARIVHMLLYYGIATERNPSPRSYFFMIGIIANIVVLIQIALKLLQ; encoded by the coding sequence ATGAGTCATCTCGTTTATGCTGGGGTTTGGGTTATTTTAGCTACTGTGATGGTGCAATGGTTCATCGCAAGTGGCAGTAAAGCGAAGCAACCCGGTGCCATTCCGGGCAAAATCAACGAAAGTTTAAGCCATCAATCATTCGTGTTCCGCGCCCATCGAACCTTTCAAAATAGCATTGAAAATGTTCCATTTTTTCTTGCAGCCGTTTTCTTAGCCATTTTTGCAGGTGTTGATTCGCAATGGTTCGCGATATCAGTTTGGGCGTTTGCCTTTGCTCGTATCGTTCACATGTTGCTGTATTACGGCATTGCAACCGAGCGCAATCCGAGTCCACGCAGTTACTTCTTTATGATTGGTATCATCGCCAATATTGTGGTGTTGATTCAA
- the cysQ gene encoding 3'(2'),5'-bisphosphate nucleotidase CysQ has product MNSSVEQLQGWLQGAADIALKAGDLILELYEEQAYETYEKDDDSPVTSADFAANRLIVDGLSALTPDIPVLSEEGSHLTFEERRQWPRYWMIDPIDGTQEFIARSGDFGVIIALVEHNQPVLGVIYWPAGDVLYTAQRGQGAFRRDVHGTQRIHVRRLADPLNDVLHLAISRRQPRERVLQRMTSERELQLVPAGSCSLKACMIAEGRADCFLRVGPTGEWDTAAAEVIVGEAGGRIVSEGFMPLTYNQEANLGNPNFIILGDPDVPWQEVFIHHRSDD; this is encoded by the coding sequence ATGAATAGCTCGGTAGAACAATTACAGGGATGGTTACAAGGTGCGGCTGATATTGCGTTGAAAGCTGGCGATCTGATTCTTGAACTCTATGAAGAGCAGGCTTACGAAACGTACGAGAAAGATGATGACTCGCCTGTCACGAGCGCCGATTTTGCCGCCAATCGCTTGATTGTTGATGGACTCTCGGCGTTGACTCCTGATATTCCAGTGCTTTCTGAAGAGGGTTCGCATTTAACGTTTGAAGAACGCCGCCAGTGGCCGCGCTATTGGATGATTGACCCGATTGACGGTACGCAAGAATTTATTGCCCGCAGTGGTGATTTTGGTGTCATTATCGCGTTGGTTGAACATAATCAGCCGGTACTCGGGGTCATTTACTGGCCAGCGGGTGATGTGTTGTATACCGCTCAACGTGGGCAAGGGGCTTTCCGCCGCGATGTACACGGCACGCAGCGTATTCACGTGCGTCGTCTTGCCGACCCGCTCAATGATGTTCTGCATTTAGCAATTAGCCGCCGTCAGCCACGTGAGCGCGTATTACAGCGCATGACCAGTGAGCGAGAGCTACAACTTGTGCCAGCTGGCAGCTGTTCATTGAAAGCCTGTATGATTGCTGAAGGACGTGCCGATTGTTTTTTACGCGTTGGCCCAACCGGCGAATGGGATACAGCCGCTGCGGAAGTGATTGTGGGTGAAGCTGGCGGGCGCATTGTCAGTGAGGGCTTTATGCCCCTTACTTACAACCAAGAAGCTAACCTAGGCAATCCTAACTTTATTATTTTAGGTGACCCTGATGTGCCGTGGCAGGAAGTGTTTATTCATCATCGAAGCGATGATTAG
- a CDS encoding YheU family protein, with product MQIPWQQVDSETLTNLIEMFVLREGTDYGDEEKSLEEKVEDVRRQLAAGEAVLVWSELHETVNILPANHRFDDE from the coding sequence ATGCAGATTCCATGGCAACAAGTTGACTCTGAAACGCTTACAAACTTGATCGAAATGTTCGTATTGCGTGAAGGCACCGATTACGGCGATGAAGAAAAGTCGTTGGAAGAAAAAGTGGAAGATGTGCGGCGCCAACTGGCCGCCGGCGAAGCCGTGCTCGTTTGGTCAGAACTTCATGAAACCGTGAATATCCTGCCGGCTAATCATCGCTTCGATGATGAATAA
- a CDS encoding YheV family putative zinc ribbon protein: MTQTRKRFIAGAECPACHAQDTLMLTIKGEQEEVSCVQCGHTFSERGAKPPAEEQAVAIKPTSTGKSVQSDSIIGIFKPE, translated from the coding sequence ATGACTCAAACTCGTAAACGTTTTATTGCTGGTGCGGAATGTCCTGCATGCCATGCGCAAGATACACTCATGCTCACCATCAAAGGTGAACAGGAAGAAGTGAGCTGTGTTCAGTGCGGTCATACATTCTCAGAGCGCGGAGCGAAGCCGCCTGCAGAAGAACAAGCAGTCGCGATTAAGCCCACCAGTACCGGCAAGAGTGTTCAATCGGACAGTATTATCGGTATCTTCAAGCCCGAATAA